In Dryobates pubescens isolate bDryPub1 chromosome 12, bDryPub1.pri, whole genome shotgun sequence, one genomic interval encodes:
- the MPC2 gene encoding mitochondrial pyruvate carrier 2, with translation MAAAAAGLRASYHRLLDRIELMLPPRFRPFYNHPAGPKTVFFWAPIMKWGLVCAGLADMARPAEKLSTAQSAVLMATGLIWSRYSLVIIPKNWSLFAVNFFVGCAGGSQLFRIWRYNQELKAKQQE, from the exons ATGGCGGCCGCTGCCGCGGGGCTCCGTGCCTCCTACCACCGCTTGCTCGACCGCATCGAGCTTATGCTGCCGCCGCGGTTCCGGCCCTTTTACAACCATCCGGCAG GTCCAAAAACAGTGTTTTTCTGGGCACCTATTATGAAATGG GGTTTGGTATGTGCTGGACTTGCTGATATGGCCAGACCAGCAGaaaagctcagcacagcacagtctGCAGTACTCATGGCCACAG GCCTCATTTGGTCCAGGTACTCTCTAGTTATTATTCCCAAAAACTGGAGTCTGTTTGCTGTGAACTTCTTCgttggctgtgctggtggctctcagcttttccgAATATGGAG GTAtaaccaggagctgaaggcaaagCAGCAAGAATAG